One window of Kosakonia cowanii JCM 10956 = DSM 18146 genomic DNA carries:
- the lysS gene encoding lysine--tRNA ligase: MSEQQAQGADAAVDLNNELKTRREKLALLREQGVPFPNDFRRDQTSDKLHAEFDGKENEELEALGIEVAVAGRMMTRRIMGKASFVTLQDVGGRIQLYVSRDDLAEGIYNEQFKKWDLGDILGARGKLFKTKTGELSIHCTELRLLTKALRPLPDKFHGLQDQEARYRQRYLDLIANEESRNTFKIRSRIMAGIRQFMVNRDFMEVETPMMQVIPGGASARPFITHHNALDLDMYLRIAPELYLKRLVVGGFDRVFEINRNFRNEGISVRHNPEFTMMELYMAYADYKDLIELTESLFRTLAQDILGTTEVPYGEQVFDFGKPFEKLTMREAIKKYRPETEMGDLDNFDSAKAIAESIGIKVEKSWGLGRIVTEIFEEVAEAHLIQPTFITEYPAEVSPLARRNDDNPEITDRFEFFIGGREIGNGFSELNDAEDQAKRFADQVAAKDAGDDEAMFYDEDYVTALEHGLPPTAGLGIGIDRMVMLFTNSHTIRDVILFPAMRPVK, translated from the coding sequence ATGTCTGAACAACAAGCACAGGGCGCTGACGCGGCAGTCGATCTTAATAATGAACTGAAAACCCGCCGTGAGAAGCTGGCGCTGTTGCGCGAGCAGGGCGTTCCGTTCCCGAACGACTTCCGTCGTGACCAGACCTCTGACAAGCTGCACGCCGAATTCGACGGCAAAGAGAATGAAGAGCTGGAAGCGCTCGGCATTGAAGTTGCCGTTGCGGGTCGTATGATGACGCGCCGCATTATGGGTAAAGCCTCCTTTGTCACGTTGCAGGATGTGGGCGGTCGTATTCAGCTCTATGTTTCCCGCGACGATCTGGCGGAAGGCATCTACAACGAGCAGTTCAAAAAGTGGGATCTCGGCGATATCCTCGGCGCGCGCGGTAAGCTGTTCAAGACCAAGACCGGCGAGCTGTCGATCCACTGCACCGAGCTGCGTCTGCTGACCAAAGCCCTGCGCCCGTTGCCGGACAAGTTCCACGGCTTGCAGGATCAGGAAGCGCGCTATCGCCAGCGCTACCTCGACCTGATCGCTAACGAAGAGTCGCGCAACACCTTCAAAATTCGCTCCCGCATCATGGCCGGTATCCGCCAGTTCATGGTCAACCGCGACTTTATGGAAGTGGAAACCCCGATGATGCAGGTGATCCCGGGCGGTGCCTCTGCGCGTCCGTTTATCACCCATCATAACGCGCTCGATCTCGACATGTACCTGCGTATCGCGCCGGAGCTTTATCTCAAGCGTCTGGTGGTCGGCGGCTTCGATCGCGTGTTCGAAATCAACCGTAACTTCCGTAACGAAGGCATCTCCGTACGCCATAACCCAGAGTTCACCATGATGGAACTCTATATGGCGTATGCGGATTACAAAGATTTGATCGAGCTGACCGAATCCCTGTTCCGCACGCTGGCGCAGGATATTCTCGGCACCACCGAAGTGCCTTACGGCGAGCAGGTGTTCGATTTCGGCAAGCCGTTTGAAAAGCTGACCATGCGCGAAGCGATCAAGAAGTACCGTCCGGAAACCGAGATGGGCGATCTGGATAACTTCGACAGCGCGAAAGCGATTGCTGAAAGCATCGGTATCAAAGTTGAGAAGAGCTGGGGTCTGGGCCGTATCGTGACCGAGATCTTTGAAGAAGTGGCGGAAGCGCACCTGATTCAGCCGACCTTCATCACCGAATACCCGGCAGAGGTCTCTCCGCTGGCGCGCCGTAACGACGACAACCCGGAAATCACCGACCGCTTTGAGTTCTTTATCGGCGGCCGTGAAATCGGTAACGGCTTTAGCGAGCTGAACGATGCCGAAGATCAGGCCAAGCGCTTCGCCGACCAGGTGGCAGCGAAAGACGCGGGCGATGACGAAGCGATGTTCTATGACGAAGACTATGTCACCGCGCTGGAGCATGGTCTGCCGCCGACAGCGGGTCTGGGCATCGGTATCGACCGTATGGTGATGCTGTTTACTAACAGCCACACCATCCGCGACGTGATCCTCTTCCCGGCGATGCGTCCGGTTAAATAA
- the prfB gene encoding peptide chain release factor 2 (programmed frameshift): MFEINPVKNRIQDLTERSDVLRGYLDYDAKKERLEEVNAELEQPDVWNEPERAQALGKERSSLEAIVETLDQMRQGLEDVAGLLELAVEADDEETFNEAVAELDGLEEKLAQLEFRRMFSGEYDSADCYLDIQAGSGGTEAQDWASMLTRMYLRWAEARGFKTEIIEESEGEVAGIKSVTIKIIGDYAYGWLRTETGVHRLVRKSPFDSGGRRHTSFSSAFVYPEVDDDIDIEINPADLRIDVYRASGAGGQHVNRTESAVRITHIPTGLVTQCQNDRSQHKNKDQAMKQMKAKLYELEMQKKNAEKQAMEDTKSDIGWGSQIRSYVLDDSRIKDLRTGVETRNTQAVLDGSLDQFIEASLKAGL; this comes from the exons ATGTTTGAAATTAATCCGGTAAAAAATCGCATTCAGGACCTCACGGAGCGCTCCGACGTTCTTAGGGGGTATCTT GACTATGACGCCAAGAAAGAGCGTCTGGAAGAAGTAAACGCCGAGCTGGAACAGCCGGACGTATGGAATGAGCCAGAGCGCGCACAGGCGCTCGGCAAAGAGCGCTCCTCGCTCGAAGCTATCGTTGAGACGCTGGATCAGATGCGCCAGGGGCTGGAAGATGTCGCGGGCCTGCTGGAACTGGCCGTTGAAGCCGACGATGAAGAGACCTTCAACGAGGCCGTCGCCGAGCTGGACGGGCTGGAAGAGAAGCTGGCGCAGCTTGAGTTCCGCCGCATGTTCTCCGGCGAGTACGACAGCGCCGACTGCTACCTCGATATTCAGGCCGGCTCCGGCGGTACCGAAGCGCAGGACTGGGCCAGCATGCTGACGCGTATGTATCTGCGCTGGGCCGAAGCGCGCGGCTTCAAAACCGAAATCATCGAAGAGTCCGAAGGCGAAGTGGCGGGGATTAAATCCGTTACCATCAAGATCATTGGTGATTACGCCTACGGCTGGCTGCGTACCGAAACCGGCGTGCACCGTCTGGTGCGTAAAAGTCCGTTCGACTCCGGCGGCCGCCGCCACACCTCGTTCAGCTCCGCGTTTGTCTACCCGGAAGTGGATGACGATATTGATATCGAAATCAACCCGGCTGACCTGCGCATCGACGTTTACCGTGCCTCCGGCGCGGGCGGTCAGCACGTTAACCGTACTGAATCCGCGGTGCGTATTACCCACATTCCGACCGGGTTGGTCACGCAGTGCCAGAATGACCGCTCTCAGCATAAAAACAAAGACCAGGCCATGAAGCAGATGAAAGCGAAGCTTTATGAGCTGGAGATGCAGAAGAAAAATGCCGAGAAGCAGGCGATGGAAGATACCAAGTCCGACATCGGCTGGGGCAGCCAGATCCGTTCTTATGTCCTGGATGACTCCCGCATCAAAGATCTGCGCACCGGGGTTGAAACCCGCAATACGCAGGCGGTGCTGGACGGCAGCCTGGATCAATTTATTGAAGCAAGTTTGAAAGCAGGGCTATGA
- the recJ gene encoding single-stranded-DNA-specific exonuclease RecJ: MKAEIQLRRREVDDAAVLADSLPPLLRRLYASRGVKSDRDLERSVKGMLPWQQLTGINEAVTHLYNAMREGLRIIVVGDFDADGATSTALSVLALRSLGCDNVSYLVPNRFDDGYGLSPEVVDQAHARGAQLILTVDNGISSHAGVARAHELGIPVVVTDHHLPGDTLPEAEAIVNPNLRDCDFPSKSLAGVGVAFYLMLALRAFLRDNGWFEARGIAMPNLAELLDLVALGTVADVVPLDANNRILTWQGLSRIRAGRCRPGIKALLEIANREAHKLAASDLGFALGPRLNAAGRLDDMSVGVALLLCDNLGEARQLASDLDALNQTRKEIEQGMQAEALTLCEQLERSSETLPGGLAMYHPEWHQGVVGILASRIKERFHRPVIAFAPAGEGVLKGSGRSIQGLHMRDALERLDTLYPGMMLKFGGHAMAAGLTLEEANFDAFQQRFGDLVTEWLDPALLQGEILSDGPLSAQEMTLEVAEMLREAGPWGQMFPEPMFDGEFRLLQQRLVGERHLKVMLEPVGGGPLLDGIAFNVDTAIWPDNGVRQVKIAYKLDVNEFRGNRSVQLIIENLWPL; encoded by the coding sequence GTGAAAGCTGAGATACAACTTCGCCGCCGTGAGGTGGATGACGCGGCAGTGCTGGCGGATTCACTCCCGCCGCTGCTGCGTCGCTTATATGCCAGCCGCGGCGTGAAGAGCGACCGCGATCTGGAACGCAGCGTAAAGGGGATGCTTCCCTGGCAGCAGCTGACCGGCATCAATGAGGCGGTTACGCACCTCTACAACGCCATGCGCGAAGGGCTGCGCATTATCGTGGTCGGGGATTTTGACGCCGACGGCGCAACCAGCACCGCGCTGAGCGTGCTGGCGCTGCGCTCGCTGGGCTGCGACAACGTCAGCTACCTGGTGCCGAACCGGTTTGATGATGGCTACGGCCTCAGCCCGGAAGTGGTCGATCAGGCCCACGCCCGCGGCGCGCAGCTGATCCTGACCGTGGATAACGGCATCTCCTCCCATGCGGGCGTCGCGCGTGCGCATGAATTGGGTATTCCGGTTGTGGTCACCGATCACCATCTGCCCGGCGACACGCTGCCCGAGGCTGAGGCGATTGTTAACCCCAACCTGCGCGACTGCGACTTCCCGTCGAAATCACTGGCAGGTGTCGGCGTTGCCTTCTATCTGATGCTGGCGCTGCGTGCCTTTCTGCGCGACAACGGCTGGTTTGAGGCGCGCGGCATTGCGATGCCAAACCTTGCTGAGCTGCTCGATTTGGTGGCGCTGGGCACGGTGGCGGACGTCGTTCCGCTGGATGCCAATAACCGTATTTTGACCTGGCAGGGGCTGAGCCGTATTCGCGCCGGCCGCTGTCGCCCGGGTATTAAAGCGCTACTTGAGATTGCCAACCGCGAGGCGCACAAGCTGGCGGCAAGCGATCTCGGCTTCGCGCTCGGCCCGCGCCTCAATGCCGCCGGGCGTCTGGATGATATGTCTGTCGGCGTAGCGCTGCTGCTGTGCGACAACCTGGGCGAAGCGCGCCAGCTGGCAAGCGATCTCGACGCACTCAACCAGACGCGCAAAGAGATTGAGCAGGGCATGCAGGCGGAAGCGCTGACCCTGTGCGAGCAGCTTGAGCGCAGCAGTGAGACGCTGCCCGGCGGGCTGGCGATGTACCATCCCGAGTGGCATCAGGGCGTGGTCGGCATTCTGGCGTCGCGCATTAAAGAGCGCTTCCATCGCCCGGTAATCGCTTTTGCGCCCGCCGGTGAAGGCGTGCTGAAAGGCTCCGGGCGCTCCATTCAGGGGCTGCATATGCGCGATGCGCTGGAGCGGCTCGACACGCTCTACCCCGGCATGATGCTGAAGTTCGGCGGCCATGCGATGGCGGCCGGATTAACGCTTGAAGAGGCTAATTTTGACGCCTTCCAGCAGCGCTTTGGCGATCTGGTCACCGAGTGGCTCGACCCGGCGCTGTTACAGGGCGAAATTCTCTCCGACGGGCCGCTTAGCGCCCAGGAGATGACGCTTGAAGTAGCAGAGATGCTGCGCGAGGCGGGCCCGTGGGGGCAGATGTTCCCGGAACCGATGTTCGACGGCGAGTTTCGCCTGTTGCAGCAGCGGCTGGTGGGCGAGCGTCATTTAAAAGTGATGCTGGAGCCGGTTGGCGGCGGTCCGCTGCTCGACGGGATCGCCTTTAACGTCGATACCGCCATCTGGCCGGACAACGGCGTACGGCAGGTGAAAATCGCTTATAAACTCGATGTTAACGAGTTTCGCGGCAACCGTAGCGTGCAGCTGATCATCGAAAACCTCTGGCCACTTTAG
- the dsbC gene encoding bifunctional protein-disulfide isomerase/oxidoreductase DsbC, with protein sequence MKKGLIMFTLLAAFTGAAHADDAAIKQSLAKLGVQSSDIMPAPVAGMKAVMTNSGVLYVTEDGKHIIQGPMYDVSGAQPVNVTSKMLLPHLNALEKEMIVYKAPQEKHVITVFTDITCGYCQKLHSEMADYNALGITVRYLAFPRQGVPSEVEKEMKAIWCAKDPKKAFDDAMAGKGVKPASCDISIANHYALGVQFGVNGTPAIVLNDGYVVPGYQAPAEMKAFLDQHQKATGGK encoded by the coding sequence ATGAAAAAAGGTTTAATCATGTTCACCCTGCTGGCTGCGTTCACCGGCGCGGCCCATGCCGATGATGCGGCGATCAAGCAGTCGCTGGCGAAGCTGGGTGTACAGAGTTCCGACATCATGCCCGCTCCCGTTGCCGGAATGAAAGCCGTGATGACCAACAGCGGTGTGCTTTATGTCACCGAAGATGGCAAACATATTATTCAGGGGCCGATGTATGACGTCAGCGGCGCGCAGCCGGTCAACGTCACCAGCAAAATGCTGCTGCCGCATCTTAACGCGCTGGAAAAAGAGATGATTGTTTACAAAGCGCCGCAAGAGAAGCATGTCATCACCGTCTTTACCGACATCACCTGCGGCTACTGCCAGAAGCTGCACAGCGAAATGGCCGACTACAACGCGCTGGGTATTACCGTGCGTTACCTCGCCTTCCCGCGCCAGGGCGTGCCGAGCGAGGTGGAAAAAGAGATGAAGGCGATTTGGTGCGCGAAAGATCCGAAGAAAGCCTTTGATGATGCGATGGCGGGCAAAGGCGTTAAGCCTGCGAGCTGCGATATCAGCATCGCTAACCACTACGCGCTGGGCGTGCAGTTTGGCGTAAACGGTACGCCAGCCATTGTGCTGAATGATGGCTATGTTGTGCCGGGCTACCAGGCACCCGCCGAGATGAAGGCCTTCCTCGACCAGCACCAGAAAGCGACGGGCGGTAAGTAA
- the xerD gene encoding site-specific tyrosine recombinase XerD, which yields MEEDLARIEQFLDALWLENNLAENTLSAYRRDLKGVVEWLHHRGSSLERAQSDELQALLAERVEGGYKATSSARLLSAVRRFFQYLYREKLRQDDPSAQLASPKLPQRLPKDLSETQVGRLLQAPVVDQPLELRDKAMLEVLYATGLRVTELVGLTMSDISLRQGVLRVIGKGNKERLVPLGEEAIYWVEHYLEYGRPWLLNGASIDVLFPSQRGQQMTRQTFWHRIKHYAVLAGIDSEKLSPHVLRHAFATHLLNHGADLRVVQMLLGHQDLSTTQIYTHVATERLRKLHQQHHPRA from the coding sequence ATGGAAGAAGATCTCGCACGTATCGAACAATTTCTTGATGCGCTCTGGCTGGAGAACAACCTGGCGGAAAATACCCTCAGCGCCTATCGTCGCGATCTGAAGGGCGTCGTGGAGTGGCTTCATCATCGGGGCAGCAGCCTGGAGCGCGCGCAGAGCGATGAGCTGCAGGCACTGCTCGCCGAACGCGTCGAAGGGGGCTATAAAGCCACGAGTTCGGCGCGTCTGCTGAGCGCCGTGCGGCGTTTTTTCCAGTATCTCTACCGCGAAAAGCTGCGCCAGGATGACCCGAGCGCCCAGCTGGCCTCCCCTAAGCTGCCGCAGCGCCTGCCGAAAGACTTAAGCGAAACGCAGGTTGGACGGTTGTTACAGGCGCCGGTAGTTGACCAACCGCTGGAGTTACGCGATAAAGCCATGCTTGAGGTGTTGTATGCGACCGGTCTTCGCGTGACGGAGCTGGTGGGGTTGACGATGAGCGATATCAGCCTGCGCCAGGGCGTGCTGCGGGTTATCGGTAAAGGCAACAAAGAGCGCCTGGTGCCGCTGGGCGAAGAGGCGATCTACTGGGTTGAGCACTATCTTGAATATGGGCGTCCGTGGCTGCTTAACGGTGCTTCTATTGATGTGCTTTTTCCTAGCCAGCGTGGGCAACAGATGACACGCCAGACCTTCTGGCATCGCATCAAGCACTATGCGGTGCTTGCCGGGATCGACAGCGAAAAGCTCTCGCCCCACGTCCTGCGCCATGCTTTTGCCACGCATTTGCTCAACCACGGCGCGGATCTGCGCGTGGTGCAGATGCTGCTGGGGCATCAGGATCTCTCGACAACGCAAATTTATACGCATGTCGCCACCGAGCGGCTGCGCAAGCTTCATCAACAGCACCACCCGCGGGCGTGA
- the fldB gene encoding flavodoxin FldB yields the protein MNIGLFYGSSTCYTEMAAEKIRDIIGPELVTLHNLKDNAPALMEQYDALILGIPTWDFGELQEDWEAVWETLDTLNLDGKIVALYGMGDQLGYGEWFLDALGMLHDKLAPKGVSFVGYWPTEGYEFTSNKPVIADGQLFVGLALDETNQYDLSDARLEAWCEQILTEMAERFA from the coding sequence ATGAATATTGGTCTGTTTTATGGTTCCAGCACCTGCTACACCGAAATGGCGGCGGAGAAAATTCGCGACATTATCGGGCCGGAACTGGTCACGCTACACAACCTGAAAGACAATGCTCCCGCCCTGATGGAGCAGTACGATGCGCTGATCCTCGGCATTCCGACCTGGGATTTTGGCGAACTGCAGGAAGACTGGGAGGCCGTCTGGGAGACGCTCGACACGCTCAACCTTGATGGCAAAATTGTGGCGCTCTACGGTATGGGCGACCAGCTCGGCTACGGCGAATGGTTCCTCGACGCGCTGGGCATGCTGCATGACAAGCTGGCACCGAAAGGCGTTAGCTTCGTCGGCTACTGGCCAACCGAAGGCTACGAGTTTACCAGCAACAAACCGGTTATTGCCGACGGGCAGCTTTTTGTCGGCCTGGCGCTGGATGAAACCAACCAGTATGACCTGAGCGACGCGCGCCTCGAAGCCTGGTGCGAGCAGATCCTGACGGAGATGGCAGAGCGCTTCGCCTGA
- a CDS encoding protein YgfX, which yields MVLWQSELRVSWRAQWLSLLLHGFVAALILLMPWPLSYTPVWLLLLSLVVFDSVRSQRRINACHGEIKLLMDSRLRWQGEEWDIVGTPWMLRSGMMLRLRREEDGRRQHLWLASDSMDAQEWRDLRRMILQKPAQGLH from the coding sequence GTGGTCCTGTGGCAATCTGAGTTACGCGTCTCCTGGCGCGCACAGTGGCTCTCCTTACTGCTCCATGGATTCGTAGCCGCACTCATCTTGCTGATGCCCTGGCCGCTGAGCTACACGCCGGTATGGCTGCTGCTGCTTTCGCTGGTGGTGTTTGACTCCGTACGGAGCCAACGGCGCATCAACGCCTGTCATGGCGAGATTAAGTTGCTGATGGATTCCCGCCTGCGCTGGCAGGGTGAAGAGTGGGATATTGTCGGTACGCCCTGGATGCTGCGTAGCGGGATGATGCTGCGTTTGCGTCGCGAGGAAGATGGGCGTCGGCAGCATCTCTGGCTGGCATCAGACAGTATGGATGCGCAGGAGTGGCGCGATCTGCGCCGGATGATTTTACAAAAACCGGCGCAGGGGCTGCACTAA
- the sdhE gene encoding FAD assembly factor SdhE, producing MDITNKARIHWACRRGMRELDISIMPFFEHEYDSLSDDDKRLFVRLLENDDPDLFNWLMNHGKPQDAELQRMVQLIQTRNRDRGPVAI from the coding sequence ATGGATATTACTAACAAGGCCCGTATTCACTGGGCGTGCCGTCGCGGAATGCGCGAGCTCGATATTTCCATCATGCCTTTTTTCGAACATGAGTACGATTCGCTAAGCGATGATGACAAGCGTCTCTTTGTCCGCCTGCTGGAAAATGACGATCCCGATTTATTTAACTGGCTTATGAACCACGGCAAGCCACAGGATGCGGAGTTGCAAAGAATGGTGCAGTTAATCCAGACACGGAATCGGGATCGTGGTCCTGTGGCAATCTGA
- the ygfZ gene encoding tRNA-modifying protein YgfZ, which translates to MAFTPFPPRQPTASSRLPLTLMTLDDWALATITGADSEKYLQGQVTADVSTLAANQHLLAAHCDSKGKMWSNMRLFHDKEGFAWLLRRSVRETQLRELKKYAVFSKVTIAADDERVLLGVAGFQARAALANLFSTLPESENQVVQEGETTLLWFAHPAERFLLVTDAATAEMVTEKLRGEAQLNNSQQWLALNIEAGLPVIDEANVAQFIPQATNLQALGGISFKKGCYTGQEMVARAKFRGANKRALWYLAGTASRVPEAGEDLERKMGDNWRRTGTVLAATQLDDGRVIVQVVMNNDMEPDSVFRVREDANTLSIEPLPYSLEE; encoded by the coding sequence ATGGCTTTTACTCCTTTTCCTCCGCGCCAGCCGACCGCTTCTTCACGTCTGCCGCTGACGCTTATGACGCTCGATGACTGGGCGCTGGCAACCATTACCGGGGCCGATAGCGAGAAGTATCTGCAGGGCCAGGTGACGGCAGATGTCTCGACACTGGCGGCCAATCAGCATCTGCTGGCGGCGCACTGTGATTCTAAAGGCAAAATGTGGAGCAATATGCGGTTGTTCCACGATAAAGAGGGCTTCGCGTGGCTGTTGCGCCGCAGCGTGCGTGAAACCCAGCTGCGCGAACTGAAAAAATATGCCGTCTTCTCCAAAGTCACTATCGCTGCGGACGACGAGCGCGTTCTGCTTGGTGTGGCCGGTTTCCAGGCGCGGGCCGCGCTGGCGAATCTCTTCTCCACCCTGCCGGAGAGCGAAAATCAGGTCGTGCAGGAGGGTGAAACCACGCTGCTGTGGTTTGCTCACCCCGCTGAACGCTTCCTGTTAGTGACCGATGCCGCCACGGCCGAAATGGTCACGGAGAAGCTGCGCGGCGAAGCCCAGCTCAATAACAGCCAGCAGTGGCTGGCACTGAATATCGAAGCGGGTCTGCCGGTCATTGACGAAGCGAATGTCGCGCAGTTTATTCCGCAGGCGACCAACCTGCAGGCGCTGGGCGGCATCAGCTTTAAAAAAGGGTGCTATACCGGCCAGGAGATGGTGGCGCGAGCGAAATTCCGCGGGGCCAATAAACGCGCGCTGTGGTACCTGGCAGGCACCGCCAGCCGCGTTCCGGAAGCGGGAGAAGATCTCGAACGTAAAATGGGCGACAACTGGCGTCGTACCGGCACCGTACTGGCTGCCACACAGCTGGATGATGGCCGCGTGATTGTTCAGGTGGTGATGAATAATGACATGGAGCCGGACAGCGTGTTCCGCGTGCGCGAGGATGCTAATACGTTGAGCATTGAGCCGCTACCCTACTCACTTGAAGAGTAA
- the trhA gene encoding PAQR family membrane homeostasis protein TrhA, translating into MVKKPLIAQGYTLAEEIANSISHGIGLVFGIVGLVLLLGQAVDTHASTLAITSYALYGGSMILLFLASTLYHAIPHPRAKIWLKKFDHCAIYLLIAGTYTPFLLVGLDSPLARGLMVVIWGLALLGILFKLTIAHRFKVLSLVTYLAMGWLSLVVIYELAMRLSPGGITLLAVGGLIYSLGVIFYVCKRIPYNHAIWHGFVLGGSVCHFLAIYLYVGQI; encoded by the coding sequence ATGGTCAAAAAACCATTAATCGCACAGGGATATACACTGGCAGAGGAGATTGCCAACAGCATCAGCCACGGTATTGGTCTGGTGTTCGGGATTGTCGGGCTGGTGCTGCTGCTGGGGCAGGCAGTTGACACCCATGCCAGCACGCTTGCCATCACCAGCTATGCGCTGTACGGCGGCAGCATGATCCTGCTGTTTCTGGCCTCGACGCTCTATCACGCCATTCCGCATCCCCGCGCCAAAATATGGCTGAAGAAGTTCGACCATTGCGCCATCTACCTGCTGATTGCGGGTACCTACACGCCGTTTCTGCTGGTCGGCCTGGATTCACCGCTGGCACGCGGGCTGATGGTGGTGATCTGGGGCCTTGCGCTGCTGGGCATCCTGTTTAAGCTGACGATCGCGCACCGCTTTAAGGTGCTGTCACTGGTCACCTACCTGGCGATGGGGTGGCTCTCGCTGGTGGTGATTTACGAGCTTGCCATGCGTCTCTCACCGGGCGGCATCACGCTGCTTGCCGTGGGCGGCCTGATCTACTCGCTTGGCGTTATCTTTTACGTCTGTAAACGTATTCCCTACAACCACGCCATCTGGCACGGCTTTGTCCTTGGCGGCAGCGTCTGCCACTTCCTGGCGATCTATCTTTACGTCGGCCAGATTTAA
- a CDS encoding MurR/RpiR family transcriptional regulator, giving the protein MFTHSAIASLNTLEMMVYHFVVKNRDKVMYMTIRELADAAGVSTTTVLRFCRKLNCEGYSEFRVRFKLYLEQNEPPQANFGASEVISFFKSVNNDEFDKLLDSTVDIILSSERIIFVGAGTSGALAKYGARFFSNIGKFSNHIDDPYFPVTNDMAKNALAIVLSVSGETEEILRFASQFSLHHCKVLSITSHEHSRLAKLADYNISWHVPQMRISGGYDITTQIPVVYILESLGRKLAKKIA; this is encoded by the coding sequence ATGTTTACCCACTCCGCTATCGCCAGCCTCAACACCCTGGAGATGATGGTCTACCACTTTGTGGTCAAAAATCGCGACAAAGTAATGTACATGACGATCCGCGAACTGGCCGACGCGGCGGGCGTCTCGACCACCACGGTGCTGCGCTTTTGCCGCAAGCTTAACTGCGAGGGGTATTCGGAGTTTCGCGTGCGCTTTAAATTGTATCTGGAGCAGAACGAGCCGCCGCAGGCTAATTTCGGTGCCAGCGAAGTGATCAGCTTTTTTAAAAGCGTTAATAATGACGAATTCGATAAATTACTCGATAGCACCGTCGACATCATATTATCCTCCGAGCGTATTATCTTCGTCGGAGCGGGCACTTCAGGAGCGCTGGCGAAATATGGCGCACGATTCTTCTCAAATATTGGCAAATTCAGTAACCATATCGACGACCCCTATTTCCCGGTGACCAATGACATGGCGAAAAACGCGCTGGCGATTGTGCTCTCTGTCTCCGGCGAAACTGAGGAGATCCTGCGTTTTGCCAGCCAGTTCAGCCTGCATCACTGCAAAGTTCTCTCGATTACCAGCCATGAACATTCACGCCTGGCGAAACTCGCGGATTACAATATCTCCTGGCACGTGCCGCAAATGCGTATTTCCGGCGGGTACGATATTACGACGCAAATTCCAGTGGTCTATATTCTCGAGTCGCTGGGCCGTAAACTGGCGAAGAAAATAGCATAA